The following are encoded together in the Panicum virgatum strain AP13 chromosome 6K, P.virgatum_v5, whole genome shotgun sequence genome:
- the LOC120711687 gene encoding disease resistance protein RGA4-like produces the protein MKGGEVIQAVSLASSVVSKLFDVIAREKTIRGKVKRGLDSIRQEMKLMIHDINLNEEMNQGGTHEIKLVLLKELACDIEDFIDVTWVPGVASGLVFSATGIEPRNDILGTIDGFKERILSVRNWKPGGDGSSHVEDGAGACSCTSAASGHSHSEEATRSSQKEEKEANLWGICKHRELLCELLSEAERQPPALKVISIVGCRGVGKTTLARAVYNHCRASDDYDCVAWVVASECHHRGNLPSKVLKELGSNGICSLQRFLRDKRCLIVIDDVSDPKVWKDIKHEFPEEGPSSRIIVTKASTPSQLNAAGAVMCIQCNVWAKMIQKRYSGKRLVKRIEHLPYSVLHKASSRNVEICHWR, from the exons ATGAAGGGGGGAGAGGTGATTCAAGCTGTGAGCTTAGCCAGCTCTGTGGTTTCCAAGCTGTTTGATGTGATCGCAAGAGAGAAGACCATCAGAGGAAAAGTGAAGAGGGGTCTAGATTCCATCCGACAGGAGATGAAGTTGATGATCCACGACATCAACTTAAATGAGGAGATGAACCAAGGAGGGACGCATGAGATCAAGCTTGTGCTACTGAAGGAGTTGGCTTGTGACATCGAGGACTTCATAGATGTTACCTGGGTTCCGGGAGTAGCGTCTGGCCTCGTCTTCTCGGCCACTGGGATTGAACCCCGAAATGATATACTGGGAACAATCGACGGTTTCAAGGAAAGAATCCTGAGTGTACGGAATTGGAAGCCCGGCGGTGACGGATCCAGCCATGTCGAAGACGGTGCTGGGGCGTGTTCCTGCACTTCAGCTGCATCTGGTCATTCTCATAGTGAAGAGGCTACTCGCAGCAgccaaaaagaagaaaaagaggctAATCTCTGGGGCATCTGCAAACACAGAGAGCTTCTTTGCGAGTTGCTGTCAGAAGCCGAAAGGCAACCACCGGCGCTGAAGGTGATCTCCATCGTCGGATGCCGTGGCGTGGGGAAGACTACTCTCGCAAGAGCAGTCTACAACCACTGTCGTGCCTCCGATGATTACGACTGCGTTGCTTGGGTTGTGGCATCCGAATGCCACCATCGGGGGAACCTTCCGAGCAAGGTTCTCAAGGAACTTGGATCAAATGGGATATGCAGCCTCCAACGTTTCTTGCGGGACAAAAG GTGCCTGATTGTTATCGACGACGTCAGCGATCCAAAAGTGTGGAAGGATATAAAACATGAGTTCCCTGAAGAAGGCCCCAGTAGCAGAATAATTGTGACCAAAGCGTCCACTCCGTCGCAGCTGAATGCAGCTGGGGCAGTTATGTGTATACAATGCAATGTTTGGGCAAAGATGATTCAGAAAAGGTATTCTGGGAAAAGGTTGGTGAAAAGAATCGAACACCTGCCCTACAGCGTGCTGCACAAGGCATCCTCACGAAATGTGGAGATTTGCCACTGGCGCTGA
- the LOC120711691 gene encoding putative F-box/LRR-repeat protein 9 — protein sequence MEAGGDAEPAQAAPARDWAELPLDAIASVFARLGPVEILMGAGLVCRSWLHAAEELSSLWNHLDTASSHNVVKDKCRSSDAGALRAMARKAVDRSAGQLEVFVGEEFVDDDLLKYIGAGHHLSRFFALYHASISAMKDLSRQSASSLCLRSSTFLPVRV from the exons ATGGAGGCCGGGGGAGACGCCGAGCCTGCGCAAGCGGCGCCGGCCAGGGACTGGGCGGAGCTGCCCCTCGACGCCATCGCGTCGGTCTTCGCCAGGCTCGGCCCCGTCGAGATCCTGATGGGCGCCGGGCTCGTGTGCCGCTCGTGGCTCCACGCGGCCGAGGAGCTTTCTTCCCTCTGGAATCACCTCGACACGGCGAGCAGCCACAATGTCGTCAAGGACAAGTGCAGGTCCAGCGATGCGGGTGCCCTGCGTGCCATGGCGAGGAAGGCCGTGGACCGCTCCGCCGGCCAGCTGGAGGTGTTCGTAGGGGAGGAGTTTGTCGATGATGACCTGCTCAAGTACATTGGGGCAG GGCACCATCTCTCAAGGTTCTTCGCCTTATATCATGCTTCCATATCTGCAATGAAGGATTTGTCGAGGCAATCAGCAAGTTCCCTCTGCTTGAGGAGCTCAACCTTTCTACCTGTGAGAGTATAG